The stretch of DNA TTCTCCCTCCGAAACATCAAGGTTTGTTACTTTACCGTTTGCTTCGGCTGATATTACAATTTCGGTTGCCTCAAAAGCCCCCGATGCCTTATCATTGTCGTATTTGTCATTGCACGATGTAATGAGCAATAAGGCAATTATAACTATGTATACTAACGGTGTTGTTTTCATAACTGTATATTAATTGTTAAGAGTTTGTTTTAAAGTAAGAATTTCTATTAATTTTTTCAACCTGTGTTGATACAAGTTTTGTTTTGCGAGTTCCAATTGGAACACCCTATCTAAAAGGTCGGTGATTGAGAGTGTGCCGTTTTCAACTTCTATTTCTGCGCTTTTTTTCAGTTCTTCTCTCAGGTTTATTATTTCTTGGTCATATTTAAGCAACTGATTGTATTTAGCGATGTTGTTTTTAATTTCTATAACTCTCATATCCAAGTTAAAAAGAAACTTTTCTTCCTGAATTTTAATGTTTTCTTTTTGCAATTTATACTCTTTTCTTTCGTCTTCAATTGAGTACAAGTTTCCGAAGTTCCAAGCTAATCTAACTCCGCCGTGGGCGTAGAATTTAAATTCGTTTTCAAAGTAGTTTAAACCCGGTCTACCATAACCACCTTGAACAAAGAAACCTAAATTCGGAGTACTCTTTATTTTGATATTGTATTCTTTTATTCCGAACAGTTCGTACTGTGCATTTAACAAGTTAATTTCCGGTCTGTTAATTTTATTATAATCGATGTCTATTGCTGTATCGGGGACAATTAAAGAATTTGGATCATCGATTTTTTTGCCTGTAAGGTACGACAGCATTTGCAAGTATGCAGTTTTGCTTTGTTCTATTGTTGCTGTGTTTTGTTTTACCCTTAATTGCTCAACCTTTATAATGTCGGCATCCTTTTCGCCGGAAATTCCGTTTTCAATATACGAATTTACTTTTCCTAACTGAAGTTCCAATTCTTCGGCAATACGCTTTTGTTGAGCAAGCTGTTCGTTTATTAGTAATATTGCGAAGTATATATTTTGCACTCTTGTTTTAAGCTCAAAAATTTCGACTTCCAACTCGTTAGTTTTAATTTTGGTGTTTGCTTTAATGATATTTGCATTAGCCTTAGTTAAACCGCCGTCCCATATAAGCTGATTTGCCGCAATATTAACGCCGTAATTATCCTTGCTAAGTCGTGGGAACGAAAATCCCGGCATTTCTATAGGAAGATTAGGCACATCGGTTTGGTAAGTGGCTTTTGCTTCAAATGATAACTGAGGGAAAAATATCATATTTATCATTGAAAGATTATACTCTTCGCTTTGTTGCATATGCCCAAACTCCTTTATTGTGGGATAGTGCGAAATGGCAAGCTTGGTACATTCTTCAAGAGTGTAGGTTTGTGAATACGAAATGTTATTTAAGAAGAATAACGCTGCAATTATTATTATAACTATTGTGTTTTTCATTTGTTCTTTTTTTAATTTATTGTTTATGGTGTGCTTTTGGCTATTAGCCGTTGGCTGTTAGCTAAAAGCTAATGGCTAATAGCTAAAGGCACATCTTCCAACTTCTATTTTCACACATTAATTTCATTTGTCTATTATTAATCATTAGCTACCATTTGCATAATCCAATAAGGAATTTTTTCTTGTCTTTGCTTCATGTAAGGCACAAATTCGTCTTCCGAAATCAGCCCAGAACTGATAAATAGTTGCTTAGTAATAAAAGGCATTATAACCAAACTAATTGTATTGAATATAATATCTATAGCAGTTTGCTCGGAACCTAATTCCAAAAGCTGTTTTGTAAAAACGTTTTCAGTTTTTAGTCTCATACTTTGCATGATGTCTTTAAAAATATCTGCATTTTTCTGCAATTCTCTGAGTACAAAAAAAGGTAGGTTTTCGTTTTCTATCAGCAGTGCCGTATACTGTTTGGCTAAAATTTCTATCTTTTCGATTAAAGAAATTTTTTCGTCCGACAATATTGGCTCTAAGTTGCCTAATATTTGAACAAAACTGTCATAAACTATTATTTTGTACAGATTTTCTTTACTTTTAAAATGATAGTTTAGTAGTGCAAGGTTTATTCCGGCAAGATTGGCTATATCACGTGACTTTGTGGCGTTATAACCCCTTTCGGTAAACAGCTCTTTTGCAGCTATTATTATTTTGTCTCGTGTACTTGTTTCCATAATAATACTTCTTACAGATTTCTTACTTGCAAAAGTAATATATTACACTAATTAAACAAATGTTTAAAACAAATGTTTAACATTATTTTATATATTTGTTTCTAGGAAAAATAAGATGCTGTTACTCAGCTATTTGTGAAATTGAGTAAGGAGGTTTTTTGTTTTGAAAAAGATAAATACGCGACAAATATTCGCCTATAATACCTAAACACATCATAATAATGCCGGTTGAAAACAAAATTGCAACTATTAAAGAAGTATAACCTAAAGGGACATTGAAAAATATTTTCTGAATGATGTATCTAATACCTACAAGGAACATTATTATGGAGAAAATAAATCCAAGAATAGTCATAAGTTTTAGAGGGAAAGCCGTATAATAAAATAATATATTGGCAAATAGCTTGATAAGTCGCCAATTGGAGTACCCCGATTTGTTGTGCAAACGTTTTTGATGCTCAACATCAACGAAATTGATATTATTAGTGTACCAATGAAAAATTTCGTCAATGTAGGTAAAGGGGTGCTTGTGTATTGATAAATTTTGAGCAATTTGTTTGGTAAAAATCCTGAATGACGACCCTTTTCCGGGATATTTGAATAGCCATTTTGAAAGTCTTTGTATAGATCTTGAGCCCCAATTTCTAAACCAACTGTGTTTTTTTTCTTGATATATGCCGTAAACAACATCCGAGTTGGTTTCTTTTTGCCTTTCTATTAGCTTGATAATTTCTTGCGGAGGTGTCTGCAAGTCATCATCAATAGTAATAACGAACTCTCCGCAAGAGTGAACTATACCGCAAAAAACAGCATTATGTTGTCCGTAATTTTTCGATAGCTTTATGCCGATTATTTCATTTTCGTATTCTTTTTTCAGATTACAAACTACTTCCCAACTCTTGTCTGTGCTATAATCATCGACCAAAATTATCTCGAAAGTCAGGTTTTGGCTCAAAAATACTTCTCTTATTTGTGCAACAAGCATTACAAGCGTATCCTGACTGTTGAACACAGGGATAACTACACTATAGTTGATTATATTTTCGTCTGTTTTCATAATCAAGGAATTAACCGCCACCAAGTGGAATTATCGCACCGCTAATCCATTTTGAAGCATCGCTGATTAAAAAAGACACTGTTTTGCTAACATCTTCAATATCAACAATTTCCAAAGGCATAAGTCTTTTAGAAGATTCAACTACATCGTAACCGATATTATTTGTTGCAGTTTCAACCATTGGTGTTTTTACAAAAGATGGCTGAACACAATTAACGCGTATTTGCCTATCGGCAAGCTCTATAGCCAAACATCTGCTATACACTTCAAGAGCAGCTTTTGATGCAGCGTAAATACT from Lentimicrobiaceae bacterium encodes:
- a CDS encoding glycosyltransferase family 2 protein; this encodes MKTDENIINYSVVIPVFNSQDTLVMLVAQIREVFLSQNLTFEIILVDDYSTDKSWEVVCNLKKEYENEIIGIKLSKNYGQHNAVFCGIVHSCGEFVITIDDDLQTPPQEIIKLIERQKETNSDVVYGIYQEKKHSWFRNWGSRSIQRLSKWLFKYPGKGSSFRIFTKQIAQNLSIHKHPFTYIDEIFHWYTNNINFVDVEHQKRLHNKSGYSNWRLIKLFANILFYYTAFPLKLMTILGFIFSIIMFLVGIRYIIQKIFFNVPLGYTSLIVAILFSTGIIMMCLGIIGEYLSRIYLFQNKKPPYSISQIAE
- a CDS encoding TetR family transcriptional regulator — protein: METSTRDKIIIAAKELFTERGYNATKSRDIANLAGINLALLNYHFKSKENLYKIIVYDSFVQILGNLEPILSDEKISLIEKIEILAKQYTALLIENENLPFFVLRELQKNADIFKDIMQSMRLKTENVFTKQLLELGSEQTAIDIIFNTISLVIMPFITKQLFISSGLISEDEFVPYMKQRQEKIPYWIMQMVAND
- a CDS encoding TolC family protein is translated as MKNTIVIIIIAALFFLNNISYSQTYTLEECTKLAISHYPTIKEFGHMQQSEEYNLSMINMIFFPQLSFEAKATYQTDVPNLPIEMPGFSFPRLSKDNYGVNIAANQLIWDGGLTKANANIIKANTKIKTNELEVEIFELKTRVQNIYFAILLINEQLAQQKRIAEELELQLGKVNSYIENGISGEKDADIIKVEQLRVKQNTATIEQSKTAYLQMLSYLTGKKIDDPNSLIVPDTAIDIDYNKINRPEINLLNAQYELFGIKEYNIKIKSTPNLGFFVQGGYGRPGLNYFENEFKFYAHGGVRLAWNFGNLYSIEDERKEYKLQKENIKIQEEKFLFNLDMRVIEIKNNIAKYNQLLKYDQEIINLREELKKSAEIEVENGTLSITDLLDRVFQLELAKQNLYQHRLKKLIEILTLKQTLNN